The Thermacetogenium phaeum DSM 12270 genome segment ACGACGATATCCACCTTACCTTCCGTGTCGTCCCAGATTTCCCGCGCTGTGGTTGCCCGGTGAACGGCAGGATTGGCCGGGTTCTTGAACTGCTGGGGAATAAACGAATTGGGAATCTCCGCAGCCAGTTCCTCCGCCTTGCTGACAGCACCCCTCATCCCTTCGGAGCCGGGTGTCAATACCAGTTCGGCGCCGTAGGCCTTGAGGAGGTTGCGGCGCTCGATGCTCATGGTCTCCGGCATGGTCAGGATCAGGCGGTACCCCCTGGCAGCGCAGACAAAGGCCAGGGCGATCCCCGTGTTGCCGCTGGTGGGTTCGATGATGACGGTATCCTTATTGATAAGTCCCTTATCCTCGGCATCCTTGATCATAGCGAAGCCGATCCTGTCTTTCACGCTGCCGGCAGGGTTGAAATACTCAAGCTTCCCCAGGATCTCGGCGCCGGTCCCTTTGGCCAGCGGCTTCAAACGCAGCAGGGGAGTTCCCCCGATCAACTCCGTGAGGTTATCATACACACGCATCCACTATCCCTCCCGTTATTAATGAAAATCTTAGTACACCACTAGGTTTTCTAGTGTTTTGTTTATTATACTTTCTCCGAATCGGGGTGTCAACAGTTGGCTGTAACCATTAATTTTCACCTGGTAATGGTAGTCCCGTTAGTGACGCCACCTAGGGTGAAAACGGGAGACAGCAACCCCTGCCCCCCCGTGTTGCTATATCTCCCCAAGAGAGGTCTGATTTATCCAGAAGGGATTTTATTTCCCCCCGGGAGAGCAACTTTATCCCTCGGGCAGCCGCCAGATCCCGGGCAGCAGCAGTAAAAGCGTTGGCATTGGTGGCAATAGTTTAAGAATTCGAATCCAGTTATGATTTTCCTGCTATTTCCGCTATATTTTGATAGTAAAGGTAGGTATTATCAAATAGGCAGGAGGCTATAGATACTGTCGTCGAGCAAGAAAGCAGAAGGACCGGTTGGTTAATTGTTCCTTGTCCCCGTTGAAGACCCGGAAAATTGAGTTAAAAAAATAAAGGCGGCCTCCGGACTGACGAGCCGCCCTTTTTTATCGGCCGCTTCCTAATAATATTTCTTCCCGTTCATGTACCCCTGCAGGTGATCCAGGGTCTCCCCGAAGCGCTGGAAATGAACGACCTCTCGCTCCCGGAGGAACCTCAAAACGTCTATCACATCAGGGTCATCGGTGAGGTTAATCAGGTTCTCATAGGTTGCCCTGGCCTTCTGTTCCGCCGCCATGTCTTCGTGGAGGTCGGCTATGGGGTCACCCATAGTGTTAATGTAGGCAGCAGTCCAGGGTACCCCATTGGAGTCGCTGGGGTGAATTCCCTTGTCCCAAATGGCATAATAGCCGCCGAGGTCCGCCCGCCGGATCTCCTCCGGAGTGGCCTCCTTCGTCAGCTTGTAGACCATGGTGGCGATGATCTCCCAGTGGGCCAGCTCCTCGGTGCCGATGTCGGTGAGCACGCCCTTGGCCCTGCCGGTAGGCATGGTGTAGCGCTGGGAAAGGTAGCGGACGGCGGCGGAGAGTTCCCCGTTCGGCCCGCCGAATTGCGTCAGCAAATATCTTGCCATCTTTAAATCCTTCTTCCCAACCCGGACGGGATACTCTAGTTTCTTTTCATAAAGCCACATGGATGATCCCCCCTAATACTCAATTTCCCATGGCCAGGGTTCTTCCATCCATTTCCAGGCCATATGAGGGGGATGGTCGGAGAAGCCGAAGTTGACCAGCGGCCCGTAGCGGGCTTCATAAGCCTTTCTTGCTGCAGCAAGTCGTTCTGCCAGGTTGTTGAAGGTCATCAAAGCCTTATTATCGGCGGGGTGGGTGTCCAGGTAGAGGTTTAATTCTACCAGGGCAAATTCCAGTTCCTGGATTTCCCGCAGTATTTTTGCGCGATGGTAATCCATTATGAACACCTCTCATTCTACATAATCGTAGTGATGAGGATAGGGACGGTAGAGTTCGGGGAACAGTGTTCCCTTGCGCAGGGCCTCCGGAAGGGTAAACATCTCCCGGAGCACCTGCGGCGGTACGTAGGCTGTCGCCAGCTGCAGGCGCTGATCGCCCGGATAGTAACCGAGGGCTTCGGCGCTTTCGTTGGCGCCTTTAATGTCGTCGGTCATCGGTCGCATACCCCCTTTGTATTAACCAATTAACCAGTTTAGCCCAGACTTACCATATAATATGTCGATTGGAGCGAGACTGTTCTCACTACAGAAACGGCGGCACCGCCAGAAGAGAGGGCCCCTGGTTTCGCCAGCTGGCGAAACCAGGGGCCCTTTTTCACGAACCTACCCTACCCTGAAAATATGTGTTCATCCTTACGCTTGCTCCCGGACTCCGGTTTAACTCGCCCTAAGACTCGTCGATAGATAAGCAGCCGACCGGCTCCTATGCGCCTTCCCTGGCGCAGAGTCGCCTATCTCGACATCCTGTCTCGATTCGGCTGCCGTTTGCTGCTCCTTCGTCAAGGGCGAGTATCAACCTCCGTCAGGTCGCTGCGCCGTCAAGGATAAACCCTTTTTTCGTTCCTCTGTTGGTGCCGCCGCTGGCGGCATGGTGGTCTGTCATGAAAATAGATCGCATACCCTGCCGGTCTACCGCTCGACTCCCGATTCCAGGCCGGACAGGACGACGGCTCGCTTCGGGACAGCTCTGGGATGCTGCGTAACAAGTTGCAAACTGCTTCTGCCAATCGCAGCGTTTGGCCTGTTACTGAATGCGGAAAACCACCTTGACGCTGGCGTTGATCTGGAGTTCTCCCGGCTGAACGGGAGTTGGGACGGCCCCCGAAGCCAGTCCCTCCGCCATTGAACGGTAAACCGGCGGATAGCTGATGGTGCTGTCCTCCTGCACCGAAGCTATCCCGGTGATCTCCACTCCCAGGGCTGTGGCAATGGCTTCGGCTTTCAGGCGCGCCTCCTCGCAGGCCTTCTGCAGCGCTTCCCGCTGTGTGGGGCCGGTATCTTTCCTCAGGAATTGGATGCTCTGAACTTGATTGGCGCCGGCCGTAACGGCGGCATCGATGATACTTCCGATCTTGGCGAGATCGTCAACGGTAACCAGAATGGTGTTGCTGACACGATAAGCGCTGATTACCGGCGGTTTGCTTTCTTCCGGTTTGGGATAGCTGTATTCCGGCCAGATGGAGTAGTCCAGGGTTTCGATCTTGTCTCTAGGGACACCGGCTTTGATGAGCGCGTTGATTACGTTGTTGGCAATCCTGGCGTTATCCTGCTGCGCTTTTTTTGCGTTGGGGGCTATTGTCAGGACTCCGAGGCTCAGTTTTGCCTGGTCCGGTGCAACGCTGATGACCCCGCTTCCGCTGACCGTGATCTGCGCCTGCTGCACCTCCGCTTCCGCCTTGCCGATAGGCTCCCCTATCAGCGCAGATCCCAGGAAGCTCCCCACCACCAGCAGGCAGGCCAACACTATGACGAGCCCGAACTTATAGAATTTCATACCATTCACTCCTTCGGAAAATTTTTAATTTATGCTGCATTACTGCAGCGAGTCGGCAACCTTTTTCAGCTCTTCCGGGGGTACATCCCCGCTGATTCTCAATGTATAATGACGCCCTTCTTTCTCGGCATACCGCGTAATCGTCAGGGCAAATTTTCTCTTGTCCGTTATTTGACCCCCATCTGCCCCATCCCTGCCTTCGACATCCTCCCAGGCAGAAGAAGACAGGCCTTCCGTTCCTGCGAAGGGACTCCCCGGAGCGATCTCCAGACAGATCCTTTCCCCTGTCTGCGGGTTGGAGAAGATGACGAGGACGGGTTCCCGAACGCTGCCCTCTTGCTCTTCGGCATCTGCCGGGGGTGAATTCCGCGAAGCGATACTTTCCAGGAGGAAACCGGCGGGGAGGTAAACAGGCATAAAGGCCGGTGTTGTGCCTTGAATTTCGGTGAACCTCTCTCTCTGGACAGCCTCCAGCAACCTGTGAGCGTGGGAGTTCCCATGGTCCTCGGCGGCGGCTAGCAGCCTTTCAGGCCGGGGAAGAGGGGATCTTTCGACCATTTTCGTTGCAGCCGGTTCTTCTTCATCCTCAAGGGAGGATAAGGGGAAGGTGGACACGTCATCGACGTCTTCAGTAGAGGATGGCCCGGCCGGAGTTCCGGCATCCGCTTTGTCATACAGGCGTGGCTTGCCAGAGTTCGTGATTCCTCCCGTCTCCCTGTCGCCTGCCGTCTTCTCTTTACCGGAGAGGCTCCCGTAATCAGGTGTCAAGAAACCGGAGAGGGAGGACCCGCAAGCGATGACCAAGAGGATCAAGCAGGCCAGCGCCGGGGCGAGCCAGGGTCTCCGCAAAAAATTCAGGAGAGGCGAAAAAAAGCTTCTCTGCTCTCCACCGGCAGAAAGGCCGGCCATCACCCGCTTGCAGAAATCCGGGCTCATCTCCGGCACCGGAAAACCCGAACGGATCATCTCCACCTCTCTTCTTTTTAGCTCCAGCAGCCTGCTGCATTGGGGGCACCGGCGCAGGTGCTCTCGACAGCTGTTCCATCTCAGCGCATCCAGCTCTCCGTCGAGGTAGAGATCGAGGAGTTTTTCTGTTTCTTTGCAGGTGAGCATTGCTTCACCTCCCCCTGGCTTTCTGCGATTAACCGGCGCAGCTTCCGCCGGGCGCGGCTGAGGCGCACCTCAACGTTGTTGCGCGTTGTATTCAAGATATAGGCTATCTCCTCATAGTCCAGGTCTTCATAATAGCGCAGGATGACTACCAGCTGGTCGAGCGGTTTTAGCTTTTTGAGGTAACCGGCCATCTCCTGTCGATCATCCGCGTTTTCCAGGGCTCTTTCCGGATCCGAGTAACAACCCTGGTGACGAGAGAGAGTTCGAGAAACGTAATCCCACGGCAGCAGCTGCCGCAGGCGCTGCTGGCGGAGCCTGCTTACGGCCAGATTGCTGGCTATTCTGCGGATCCAGGGCGCGAACGGCCTCCCCTGGTCATATTTATCCAGGTTTTGGTAGCAACGGAGAAAGGTTTCCTGAGTTATGTCCTCGGCCTCCTCCTTATTTTTCAGCAACCGGAAGGCGATCCCGAAAACCGTGTACTGGTAGCGCTTCACGATCTTTTCAAAGGACCGCACATCGCCGGACAGCGTCTGCCGAACCAGGTCCTGGTCGGTAGGGTTCTCCATCAACTGTTTCGCCTCTTTTAGAAAGTGGCTCTATATTAGATACTCACTCCCCCAGAAAAACTTACAAACCTTCTCCACGAAAAGAACTCAACTTCTCAGTTCCGCATTGAGCTTAAGTCGGAGGAATATCCATGCCGGCTGAAGATGCAATCGGTTTGCTGCTCAAGCGCCTGCGACAGGTGAGGTTGGAAAGCGGTATCCAGGCCACTGATAAAGGAATTCTCTGCCTGGGAATGGAAATCCTTCCTGAGAGGTAAAATGCCGGTGAGAATAAAAAAAGCGGGGTTCCCCCCGCCGAACAGCCGCTAACAATCAGTCGGTCTCGATTTCCAGAATGCGTCCTTTAGGAACTTCTACTTTGGGAAGTATAATCTCCAGCACCCCGTTCTTAAAAGTCGCCCGTGCCTCTTCCGGCTTGATCTGGGTGGGGAGTGGGATGGTGCGGGAAAAGGAACCGAAGCTGCGCTCTTTCACCTGAAACTCGCCGTCTTTCAAATCCTTCTCCTCCTGAACTTCTCCTCCGATGATGACGCTGTTTTCCTGCACCTGGATCCTCATATTCTCAGGAGAATAACCGGGGAGATCGGCTCTGATTACGTATTGCACCCCTTTGTCGATGAGGTCGATGGACGGTTTCCATTCCCCCCATCCCTGAAAGATGGGAAGGCGCCTGCTCACAAGTTCGTCAAAAATGTTGTTGATGGTCTCACGCAAGGGATTCAGCTCTCGCCAGTAGTCGCGCCGCATCAAAACCATGTGATCATCTCCTTTGCCTTTAAATAATGTTCTCATTTCCAATTCTGTCCCCTTCGGAGGGATTTCATCAGTTAAGGCCGGTGGTATTTTCTGAGATCCGTGCCAGCTGTTTTAATATTCCCCTGCCGCTCACGGCCCCATCGGCGGGGTCAGGGTGATAATCCTCTCCGCCGGACCGCCTCCCCCAACCTGCCGCAGCTTTTTAGATCAACACTGAAAGCACAATTCCCGGACACCGCCGGGGAATCTTGCCCGACCTTCATTGACCGCGCCCCGTTGAAAAAGCCCTTTAGAAGAAGTTATAAAACACCGCCATGGCCACAATTCCCACCATCAATGTGTAAAAGAGGCTTTTCGTCTTCACGGCCACTGCCAGAGTCGGTACGAACGCCCAGATATAGATGTTCTGAGCGCTGACATCAATCTCCCCTTGAGGTGCGAGGACGCTCACTGCCGTCAGGGCGCCCAATACTGCCGGAGCCACAAAGGAGAGCCACTCCTTAACGAGAGCGGGAAACTCAAAGCGGGAAAAGAGAGCTACCGGCAGGATCCGGGGTGAGAGGCTGACAATAGATACCCCGATAATCATCATCCAGATGCTAGCATCGCCCATTAATGATCACCCCCAGGGTTGCCCCGGCGATGGTGGCCAAGATCAGGTTGGAAAGATTGGTCATCATGGCGGGTACCAGCTGACCGGCGGCAAGACAAACGGCGGCAGCCGCCGCCGCCACGATCAGATCGGACTTGCGCCTCACCATCAAGACGAGCAAACAGGTATACATGGCGGGCAGGGCAAACCCCACCCCCAGCCGCTCGGTGTTGTCGATCAAGCCACCCAGCAGGGCGCCTAAAAGGGTGCTCACTATCCATCCCAGGTGGGCGGTCAGGTTCAGCCCCGCCATATACGAGGAAGTAGCCGCCTGCTTCCGGTAGCGGCTCATCCCCACCGCATAGGTTTCATCGGTCAGGCCGTAGGAGAGCAGGCTGGCAATGAACGGCGGCACCCTGTCCTTCAGGTACGGAACCATGGAGGCAGAAAAGAGCAGGTACCTTAAATTCACCAGGATATTCGCCAGGATAATGGTGATAACAGCTCCCCCGGCCTTCATGATCCCTATGGCGATGTACTGCCCGGCCCCGGTGAAACAGAGGACCGACATCATGGTGGCCTGGGCCACAGTCATCCCCACATCCTTGGCCAGCACTCCAAAGGCAAACCCCAGCGGCAGGTAGCCCAGCACAATGGGAATTGCATCTCTAATACCTTGCTTGAGCTCCAGTTTGTCCATAATCCTCTCCTCAAAACTGCAAGGCCGCCTTGGCATCAAGGCGAACCCCGATTAAAGATTTCCTTGCAAAAGGGCATTTCTTTCCATCTTCAGCGGCCGGCACCCTGTTCCCTCTTGGCAACACCGCCTGCCAGGCACCTGTTAAAAAGCCCTTCCTACCTGTTGATGAAAACAACGCCGGCGATGATGAGAAGAACGCCGATAAACTTCCCGGCAGTGATCGGCTCTTTTAGAAGAAAATGGGAGTACAGCAGCATAAATACATAACTCAAGCTGGCCATCGGATAGACATAACTTAAGTCTTCCTTCGTCAAGGCTTTCACCCAGGTGAAGAACCCCGCCGCGTAAAAAAGAAAGCTTAAGAGAATCTGAGGTGTCGTTACGACCCTTATTATATCATGGAAAATCTCCTGCCGGGAAAGAAAGAGGGAACCCAGCCTGCTTGCACCGAGCTTCAGAACCACCTGACCGGTAGCAGCCATAAAAACCGAAAAAAGAACCAGCAAAAAACTGCTCACCTTATTTCCCCTCCATAAGTAATCACGGATAATCACGGATATGTTCTCAACAAGTGCCTTCCAACGAAGCGTCAGCAGCTGCCTTCCCCAAGATGCCTAAAACCGCAATCTCATAATAGTTTCCCCTGTTTCCAGCAAAATCCTCCTTTCCGAAGAAAAAGAGAAGAGCGTTTTTTGTCGGGGGAACACAGCAGCAAAAGAAGGGCACCCCGGCCACCAGAGCTCCACTAACAAGACCGGTTAACCTGGAAGCAACCAATTGAGCGTGTTTAGGCGAAGGAATGCATTCTCTATTGTTAACTTTTATTTATTTTATATGTTGACAATTAGGGCAAAGCTGCCTAAAATAAAACCGGTTCGAGAAATTGCCTCAACCGGATTTCAAAAACAGCAGCCGGCGCCGCCACCGGCCGCAGAACCTTGAGAGGAGAGAAGCCCCATGAGAAGAAAGAAACCACAAGTGAACCGGGATCATCAGCCAGTGAGCCTCCGGATGACGGTATTGGCGTCCCTGTTTACCGCCCTGGTTATCGTCGGAGGATATCTCAGCTTTCCCCTTCCCTTCAGCCCCGTGCCCATAGTGTTATCGGACTTCTTCGTGATGCTGGCCGGCCTTCTTTTAGGGCCCTCCTGGGGGCTCGCCAGCATCGCCCTGTTTATCTTTCTGGGAGCACTGGGGCTCCCCGTATTTGCCGGCGGCCAGGCGGGACTGGCCGTACTGTTCGGGCCAACAGGGGGATTCCTGTTCGGCTTTCCGGTTTGTGCCGCCATTATCGGGTGGATATCCGGGAAAGGCAAAAGCTCACCGGGCAAAGATCTGGCGGCATTACTTGCCGGCAATCTCGTACTCTATCTCTTTGGGGTGCCCTGGCTGAAAGCGGTTCTCAACCTGACGTGGAAAACGGCCTTGACGGCAGGGTTGCTCCCTTTCCTGCCCGGCGCCGCCATCAAAATAACGGCGGCAGTGGTTATCACCCGGGTTCTCCGCCCCTGGTTCAGGCAGTCCGACTTTACCTTTAGGCAGCCGGAAGTGGGAGGAGAGAAATGATCATTCTGGAAGCGCGGAATTTAACGCACGTCTTTCCCGACGGCACCGTCGCCATTAAGGATGTCAACCTGGCAGTGAGGAAGGGAGAGTTCGTCGTCATCGCTGGCGCCAACGGTTCTGGGAAAACCGTCCTCGTCCGGCACTTCAACGGGCTCCTTCTGCCCAGCAGGGGAGAAGTGCTCCTGGAAGGGAAACCGATCACCAAAGACTTAACCCGGGCAAGAAAACTGATCGGGTTGATCTTTCAGGATGCCGATAGCCAGATAGTCGGACAGACCGTTGCCGGGGATGTGGCCTTCGGCCCTGAAAACCTGAGGCTGGCACCGGAGGAGGTCAAAAAGCGGGTAAAGGAATCTCTGGAAGCTGTCGGGTTAAGCCATCTCGCCGAGCAAAGGCCGCACTTGCTGTCGGGAGGGCAGAAGAGGAGGCTCACCATAGCCGGGGTGCTGGCCATGAAGCCCAGGATCATCGTTTTTGACGAACCGTTCGCAGGGCTGGACTATCCGGGAGTCGTTCAGGTGCTCAACCAGATCCTCAAACTCCATCGGGAGGGCCACACAATGATAGTGGTAACCCACGACCTGGAAAAGGTTCTGGCGCACGCAGACAGGCTGATCATCTTGGAGAAGGGCCAAATCGTCCAGGACGGCAGGCCCTGTGAAATAATCAGCCAAGTGGAACGATACGGGATCAAAAGGCCCTACGGCAAAAACAGAGGGGTTGAATCGATGACGTGGCTGAGTTAACAGTCTTTCATTACCTGCATAAAAACACTCCGCTGCACCGCATGGACGGGCGGATTAAGCTTCTCTGCCTGATCCTGTTGAGCCTGGCGACCGGCTTTGCCTCTACCTGGCGTGATTATACCCTTTTAACGGCAACACTGCTGAGCGCCCTTCTGGTGGCGCAATTACCCCTTGCAGCCATCTTCAAGGAGTTGAAATACTTTTCCTTCCTGATCGCCCTTGTCGTGGTGGTTCACTCCTTCAGCATCCCGGGCACCCCTCTTCCCCGCTGCCCGGTGCCCGGAGCGACTGTAGAGGGGCTGACCTCGGGGCTGCTGTTTTCCTGGAGGCTCGTCTTGTTCGTCACCCTCTGCGTCCTCCTCACCGGAACCAC includes the following:
- the cysK gene encoding cysteine synthase A — translated: MRVYDNLTELIGGTPLLRLKPLAKGTGAEILGKLEYFNPAGSVKDRIGFAMIKDAEDKGLINKDTVIIEPTSGNTGIALAFVCAARGYRLILTMPETMSIERRNLLKAYGAELVLTPGSEGMRGAVSKAEELAAEIPNSFIPQQFKNPANPAVHRATTAREIWDDTEGKVDIVVGGVGTGGTIIGIAEELKPRKDTLKIIAVEPSDSPVLSGGRPGPHKIQGIGAGFVPEVLNLSLVDEIIPVTAEDAFRTSRLLARGLGLLVGISAGAAAYAAQQVAKRPENRGKVIVVILPDTGERYLSTELFREEE
- a CDS encoding manganese catalase family protein, with protein sequence MWLYEKKLEYPVRVGKKDLKMARYLLTQFGGPNGELSAAVRYLSQRYTMPTGRAKGVLTDIGTEELAHWEIIATMVYKLTKEATPEEIRRADLGGYYAIWDKGIHPSDSNGVPWTAAYINTMGDPIADLHEDMAAEQKARATYENLINLTDDPDVIDVLRFLREREVVHFQRFGETLDHLQGYMNGKKYY
- a CDS encoding spore coat protein CotJB, producing the protein MDYHRAKILREIQELEFALVELNLYLDTHPADNKALMTFNNLAERLAAARKAYEARYGPLVNFGFSDHPPHMAWKWMEEPWPWEIEY
- a CDS encoding spore coat associated protein CotJA, with translation MTDDIKGANESAEALGYYPGDQRLQLATAYVPPQVLREMFTLPEALRKGTLFPELYRPYPHHYDYVE
- a CDS encoding SIMPL domain-containing protein, encoding MKFYKFGLVIVLACLLVVGSFLGSALIGEPIGKAEAEVQQAQITVSGSGVISVAPDQAKLSLGVLTIAPNAKKAQQDNARIANNVINALIKAGVPRDKIETLDYSIWPEYSYPKPEESKPPVISAYRVSNTILVTVDDLAKIGSIIDAAVTAGANQVQSIQFLRKDTGPTQREALQKACEEARLKAEAIATALGVEITGIASVQEDSTISYPPVYRSMAEGLASGAVPTPVQPGELQINASVKVVFRIQ
- a CDS encoding anti-sigma factor family protein, with the protein product MLTCKETEKLLDLYLDGELDALRWNSCREHLRRCPQCSRLLELKRREVEMIRSGFPVPEMSPDFCKRVMAGLSAGGEQRSFFSPLLNFLRRPWLAPALACLILLVIACGSSLSGFLTPDYGSLSGKEKTAGDRETGGITNSGKPRLYDKADAGTPAGPSSTEDVDDVSTFPLSSLEDEEEPAATKMVERSPLPRPERLLAAAEDHGNSHAHRLLEAVQRERFTEIQGTTPAFMPVYLPAGFLLESIASRNSPPADAEEQEGSVREPVLVIFSNPQTGERICLEIAPGSPFAGTEGLSSSAWEDVEGRDGADGGQITDKRKFALTITRYAEKEGRHYTLRISGDVPPEELKKVADSLQ
- a CDS encoding RNA polymerase sigma factor, which encodes MENPTDQDLVRQTLSGDVRSFEKIVKRYQYTVFGIAFRLLKNKEEAEDITQETFLRCYQNLDKYDQGRPFAPWIRRIASNLAVSRLRQQRLRQLLPWDYVSRTLSRHQGCYSDPERALENADDRQEMAGYLKKLKPLDQLVVILRYYEDLDYEEIAYILNTTRNNVEVRLSRARRKLRRLIAESQGEVKQCSPAKKQKNSSISTSTESWMR
- a CDS encoding Hsp20/alpha crystallin family protein: MVLMRRDYWRELNPLRETINNIFDELVSRRLPIFQGWGEWKPSIDLIDKGVQYVIRADLPGYSPENMRIQVQENSVIIGGEVQEEKDLKDGEFQVKERSFGSFSRTIPLPTQIKPEEARATFKNGVLEIILPKVEVPKGRILEIETD
- a CDS encoding AzlD domain-containing protein, which gives rise to MGDASIWMMIIGVSIVSLSPRILPVALFSRFEFPALVKEWLSFVAPAVLGALTAVSVLAPQGEIDVSAQNIYIWAFVPTLAVAVKTKSLFYTLMVGIVAMAVFYNFF
- a CDS encoding AzlC family ABC transporter permease — protein: MPRRPCSFEERIMDKLELKQGIRDAIPIVLGYLPLGFAFGVLAKDVGMTVAQATMMSVLCFTGAGQYIAIGIMKAGGAVITIILANILVNLRYLLFSASMVPYLKDRVPPFIASLLSYGLTDETYAVGMSRYRKQAATSSYMAGLNLTAHLGWIVSTLLGALLGGLIDNTERLGVGFALPAMYTCLLVLMVRRKSDLIVAAAAAAVCLAAGQLVPAMMTNLSNLILATIAGATLGVIINGRC
- a CDS encoding EamA family transporter: MSSFLLVLFSVFMAATGQVVLKLGASRLGSLFLSRQEIFHDIIRVVTTPQILLSFLFYAAGFFTWVKALTKEDLSYVYPMASLSYVFMLLYSHFLLKEPITAGKFIGVLLIIAGVVFINR
- a CDS encoding biotin transporter BioY codes for the protein MRRKKPQVNRDHQPVSLRMTVLASLFTALVIVGGYLSFPLPFSPVPIVLSDFFVMLAGLLLGPSWGLASIALFIFLGALGLPVFAGGQAGLAVLFGPTGGFLFGFPVCAAIIGWISGKGKSSPGKDLAALLAGNLVLYLFGVPWLKAVLNLTWKTALTAGLLPFLPGAAIKITAAVVITRVLRPWFRQSDFTFRQPEVGGEK
- a CDS encoding energy-coupling factor ABC transporter ATP-binding protein — its product is MIILEARNLTHVFPDGTVAIKDVNLAVRKGEFVVIAGANGSGKTVLVRHFNGLLLPSRGEVLLEGKPITKDLTRARKLIGLIFQDADSQIVGQTVAGDVAFGPENLRLAPEEVKKRVKESLEAVGLSHLAEQRPHLLSGGQKRRLTIAGVLAMKPRIIVFDEPFAGLDYPGVVQVLNQILKLHREGHTMIVVTHDLEKVLAHADRLIILEKGQIVQDGRPCEIISQVERYGIKRPYGKNRGVESMTWLS
- a CDS encoding energy-coupling factor transporter transmembrane component T family protein — translated: MAELTVFHYLHKNTPLHRMDGRIKLLCLILLSLATGFASTWRDYTLLTATLLSALLVAQLPLAAIFKELKYFSFLIALVVVVHSFSIPGTPLPRCPVPGATVEGLTSGLLFSWRLVLFVTLCVLLTGTTPISSLTNAVEWFLRPIPFIPASRVATMINLTFLLIPLLFDAAAEIAAAQQARCIARNKSPLRRILFTAYPLLVQTIRRAEELALAMEARCYSEERTRAVFAAAPGDRLLLAATLLVFSLVFFIR